From Bradyrhizobium symbiodeficiens, the proteins below share one genomic window:
- a CDS encoding 3-hydroxybutyryl-CoA dehydrogenase produces MTNRANIVCLGAGRMGRGIAVAFAYAGHKVTMIDVKARSAEEFAKLEADALGEVGKTFASLSKLGLLTEADVDPLVARVSVVPASQSGAALSRAGMVFEGVPEVVELKREVLGAASKQVGPDTIIASTTSTILVDDLSGAIVNPRRFLNVHWLNPAYLIPLVEVSPGRATDPAIVEDVKTLLEGIGKVPVVCAATPGFIVPRIQALAMNEAARMVEEGVASPEEIDKAIRYGFGFRYAVLGLLEFIDWGGGDILYYASRYLEGALGSDRYRAPDVISRNMHEGRIGLRTGAGFLDYSGMDVDAYRVKRLQAMVDLLRHFDLARPPVLDRV; encoded by the coding sequence ATGACCAATCGCGCCAACATCGTCTGTCTGGGGGCTGGCCGCATGGGGCGCGGCATCGCGGTCGCGTTCGCCTACGCTGGGCACAAGGTTACGATGATCGACGTCAAGGCGCGCTCCGCGGAGGAGTTCGCCAAGCTGGAGGCGGACGCGCTGGGCGAAGTCGGCAAGACCTTTGCCAGCCTGTCGAAGCTGGGATTGCTGACCGAAGCGGATGTTGACCCGCTCGTCGCGCGCGTCTCGGTGGTGCCCGCCAGCCAGAGCGGGGCAGCCCTCTCCAGGGCCGGTATGGTCTTCGAGGGCGTTCCCGAGGTCGTCGAACTCAAGCGGGAGGTGCTCGGGGCGGCTTCAAAGCAGGTCGGTCCGGATACAATCATCGCCTCGACGACATCTACCATCCTCGTCGACGATCTATCCGGCGCGATCGTGAACCCCCGCCGCTTTCTCAACGTGCACTGGCTCAACCCGGCCTATCTGATCCCGCTGGTCGAGGTTTCGCCCGGCCGAGCCACCGACCCCGCCATCGTCGAGGACGTCAAGACGCTGCTCGAAGGCATCGGCAAGGTACCCGTGGTCTGCGCCGCCACACCCGGCTTCATCGTTCCACGCATCCAGGCGCTGGCGATGAACGAGGCCGCGCGCATGGTCGAGGAAGGCGTCGCCAGTCCCGAGGAGATCGACAAAGCGATCCGCTATGGCTTCGGCTTCCGCTATGCCGTGCTCGGACTGCTCGAGTTCATCGACTGGGGTGGTGGCGACATCTTGTACTATGCCAGCCGCTATCTCGAAGGCGCGCTCGGCAGCGACCGCTATCGCGCGCCGGACGTCATCTCACGCAACATGCATGAAGGCCGGATCGGCTTGCGCACGGGCGCCGGCTTTCTCGACTATTCGGGCATGGACGTCGATGCCTATCGCGTAAAACGGCTTCAGGCCATGGTGGACCTGCTGCGCCACTTCGACCTGGCTCGCCCACCCGTGCTCGACCGCGTTTAG
- a CDS encoding alpha/beta fold hydrolase, which translates to MSQPAPKITRDGRFAYEAAGNPNATPLIFLHGIGGAARAWRRQLATFSDRFRTVAWDMPGYGRSAPLASVSIAALAEALQQFIEQLGAARPILVGHSIGGMIVQKWLVRSPELAQAVVLAQTSPAFGKADGDWQKSFIAARLGPLDRGETMKSLAPSLVKELVGDDPDPNGMELARECMGSVPEASYRAMMLALIGFDQRSTLGNISVPTLLLSGSKDNNAPAPMMAKTATYIPGAEYVELAGVGHLANLERPDAFDEALGKFLNSLATKA; encoded by the coding sequence GTGTCGCAGCCTGCGCCAAAGATAACAAGGGACGGACGCTTCGCCTATGAAGCCGCGGGCAATCCGAACGCGACACCTCTGATCTTCCTGCATGGCATCGGTGGCGCAGCGCGGGCCTGGCGGCGGCAACTCGCCACGTTCAGCGACCGCTTCCGCACAGTCGCATGGGATATGCCGGGCTACGGCAGATCGGCGCCGCTCGCCAGCGTCAGCATCGCTGCCCTGGCGGAGGCGCTCCAGCAATTCATCGAACAACTCGGCGCAGCCAGACCCATCCTGGTCGGTCACTCGATCGGCGGCATGATCGTGCAGAAGTGGCTGGTGCGGTCTCCAGAGCTGGCACAGGCCGTCGTGCTGGCACAAACCAGTCCGGCCTTCGGCAAGGCTGACGGCGACTGGCAAAAATCGTTCATCGCGGCGCGGCTCGGGCCGCTCGATCGCGGCGAGACGATGAAGTCGCTGGCGCCTTCACTGGTGAAGGAGCTCGTCGGCGACGATCCCGATCCGAACGGGATGGAACTTGCACGCGAATGCATGGGAAGCGTGCCGGAGGCGAGCTATCGCGCCATGATGCTGGCTCTCATCGGCTTCGATCAGCGCAGCACGCTCGGGAATATTTCCGTCCCTACGTTACTGCTGTCGGGATCCAAGGACAACAATGCGCCCGCGCCCATGATGGCGAAGACGGCAACGTACATTCCTGGGGCTGAATATGTCGAGCTCGCCGGCGTCGGCCATCTCGCCAACCTTGAACGCCCCGACGCCTTCGACGAAGCCCTTGGCAAGTTCCTGAACTCTCTCGCGACCAAAGCGTAA
- a CDS encoding enoyl-CoA hydratase family protein: protein MSRPANPVTIPLADYSPQHFLLAVVDGVATVTLNRPERKNPLTFESYRELTDLFRACAFDDEVKSIVVTGAGGNFSSGGDVFEIIGPLVKMDTKGLTAFTRMTGDLVKAMRACPQPIIAAVEGICAGAGAIVAMASDMRLAASGTKVAFLFNKVGLAGCDMGACAILPRIIGQSRASELLYTGRFMTAEEGERWGFFSRIVTPEQVLPQAQLLAKQIAEGPTFANTMTKRMLAMEWAMSVEEAIEAEAVAQALCMTTTDFERAFEAFANKVKPVFRGD from the coding sequence ATGAGCAGGCCAGCAAATCCCGTCACCATTCCGCTCGCGGACTATTCGCCGCAGCACTTCCTGCTGGCGGTGGTCGACGGTGTCGCGACCGTCACGCTCAACCGGCCGGAGCGAAAGAATCCGCTGACGTTCGAAAGCTATCGGGAGTTGACCGATCTCTTCCGCGCTTGCGCGTTCGACGACGAGGTCAAATCCATCGTCGTCACCGGCGCCGGCGGCAATTTCTCGTCCGGTGGCGACGTGTTCGAGATCATCGGCCCGCTGGTGAAGATGGACACCAAGGGGCTCACGGCCTTCACCCGGATGACGGGCGATCTCGTCAAGGCGATGCGCGCGTGCCCGCAGCCGATCATAGCCGCGGTCGAGGGCATCTGTGCCGGGGCCGGTGCGATCGTCGCGATGGCATCCGACATGCGCCTCGCGGCGAGCGGGACCAAGGTGGCGTTCCTGTTCAACAAGGTGGGGCTGGCTGGCTGCGACATGGGCGCCTGCGCGATCCTGCCGCGGATCATCGGACAGTCCCGCGCCTCCGAGTTGCTCTACACCGGCCGGTTCATGACCGCGGAGGAAGGCGAACGCTGGGGCTTTTTCAGCCGCATCGTCACGCCGGAGCAGGTGCTACCCCAGGCGCAACTGCTGGCAAAGCAGATCGCGGAAGGGCCGACCTTCGCCAACACCATGACCAAGCGGATGCTGGCGATGGAATGGGCCATGTCGGTGGAGGAGGCGATCGAGGCGGAAGCCGTTGCCCAGGCCCTGTGCATGACCACGACCGATTTCGAGCGCGCCTTCGAGGCCTTCGCCAACAAGGTCAAGCCGGTATTCAGGGGCGACTAG
- a CDS encoding peptidase M29, whose amino-acid sequence MLADRIEAKWIDAFCEIFERCAVKSGDTAAILSETQSRALNVHLAELALLRMGARPFHVVMPTPRNRHIVPVRSTGASEAIQKLGPVISALQQAGFVVDCTIEGLMHAVETPEILKAGARILVISNEHPEALERMVPDTALEKRVRAAAKMLRGTKRMRVTSKAGTALDVDMVGASTVGVWGWTDKPGTLAHWPGGIVVSFPKSGTINGTLVMAPGDINLTFKRYLTSPVTMTLKDDYVVELEGEGTDAAMMRAYLAAWGDREAYAVSHVGFGMNPGARYEALSMYDQRDTNGTEIRAVSGNFLFSTGANEFAGRYTAGHFDLPMMGTTIELDGVAVVRGGVLQDVFG is encoded by the coding sequence ATGCTGGCTGATCGCATTGAGGCAAAATGGATCGACGCATTCTGCGAGATCTTTGAACGCTGCGCCGTCAAGTCCGGCGATACCGCGGCGATCCTCTCCGAAACCCAGTCGCGTGCGCTGAACGTGCATCTGGCGGAGCTTGCGCTGCTGCGCATGGGCGCGCGGCCGTTTCACGTGGTAATGCCGACACCGCGGAACCGGCATATCGTTCCGGTTCGCTCGACGGGGGCGAGCGAGGCGATCCAGAAGCTTGGTCCGGTCATCAGTGCGCTTCAGCAGGCTGGTTTCGTGGTGGACTGCACCATCGAGGGCTTGATGCACGCGGTGGAGACGCCGGAGATCCTCAAGGCCGGCGCGCGGATCCTGGTGATCTCCAACGAACATCCCGAGGCGCTGGAGCGGATGGTGCCGGATACAGCGCTCGAGAAGCGCGTTCGGGCGGCGGCCAAGATGCTGCGCGGGACCAAGCGAATGCGGGTGACCTCGAAGGCTGGCACCGCGCTCGATGTCGATATGGTCGGTGCGTCCACGGTCGGTGTATGGGGCTGGACCGACAAGCCCGGCACGCTGGCGCATTGGCCCGGTGGAATCGTCGTCAGCTTCCCCAAAAGCGGGACGATCAACGGAACGCTGGTGATGGCGCCAGGCGACATCAACCTGACCTTCAAGCGCTATCTGACGTCGCCGGTGACGATGACCTTGAAAGACGACTATGTCGTCGAACTCGAAGGCGAAGGCACGGACGCCGCAATGATGCGTGCCTATCTTGCGGCTTGGGGCGATCGCGAGGCCTATGCGGTCTCGCATGTCGGTTTCGGCATGAACCCGGGTGCGCGTTATGAAGCGCTGTCGATGTACGACCAGCGCGACACCAATGGCACGGAGATCCGAGCCGTCTCCGGTAATTTCCTGTTCTCGACCGGCGCCAACGAATTCGCCGGCCGCTACACGGCGGGGCATTTCGATCTGCCGATGATGGGAACGACGATCGAGCTCGATGGCGTTGCCGTGGTCCGGGGAGGCGTGCTCCAGGACGTATTCGGCTAA
- a CDS encoding acyl-CoA dehydrogenase family protein, with translation MTMQVSKTIGTTDKVALDAPIFDPVAFRLSDEQAGIITRAREIGQSVFAGRAATYDREAAFPVENYRDLHRVGLLGIAVPRKHGGLGANYQTYALAAAEIGRYCGATALTWNMHVCSTLWSGPLADDLDMDAETRAEHERRRAVHYKRIVDDGAIYSQPFSEGGAAAAGGVAFGTEAKPVEGGWIVSGKKIFASLSGHADYYGVLCTEIEEGEKASRRNTLYLAISAKSEGVSVVGDWDPLGMRGTVSRTLLFKDVFVPDDSALMPRGVYFQAAMRWPHMFLTLSPTYMGLAQAAYDFTVRYLRGEVPGMPPVKRRMYPTKQIAVAQMQIKLEQIKAIWFQAVTEACANPSKEQVLRAYAAQYSVMEGANELAALAIRTCGGQAMLRSLPLERIYRDSRCGSLMLPWTAELCLDRIGREALYETGETDD, from the coding sequence ATGACCATGCAAGTCAGCAAGACTATCGGCACGACTGACAAGGTCGCGCTGGACGCTCCGATCTTCGATCCCGTTGCATTCCGCTTGAGCGACGAGCAGGCCGGCATCATCACACGGGCAAGGGAGATCGGCCAGAGCGTGTTCGCCGGTCGCGCCGCCACTTACGATCGCGAGGCGGCCTTTCCGGTCGAGAATTATCGCGACCTGCATCGCGTCGGCCTGCTCGGCATCGCCGTTCCGAGGAAACACGGCGGGCTCGGCGCGAACTACCAGACCTATGCGCTGGCGGCGGCCGAGATCGGCCGCTATTGCGGCGCAACCGCGCTGACGTGGAACATGCACGTGTGCTCGACCCTGTGGTCTGGCCCGCTCGCCGACGATCTCGACATGGACGCCGAGACCCGCGCGGAGCACGAGCGGCGTCGTGCGGTCCACTATAAGCGCATCGTCGATGACGGCGCGATCTATTCGCAGCCCTTCTCGGAGGGTGGTGCGGCCGCCGCCGGCGGCGTCGCGTTCGGCACGGAAGCAAAACCCGTGGAAGGCGGCTGGATCGTCAGCGGCAAGAAAATCTTTGCTTCGCTCTCCGGTCATGCCGACTATTACGGCGTGCTCTGCACCGAGATCGAGGAAGGCGAGAAGGCGTCGCGCCGCAACACGCTTTATCTCGCCATCTCGGCCAAATCCGAAGGCGTCTCGGTCGTCGGCGACTGGGACCCGCTCGGCATGCGCGGCACGGTTTCACGCACGTTGCTGTTCAAGGATGTGTTCGTGCCGGACGATTCTGCGCTGATGCCCCGCGGCGTCTATTTCCAGGCCGCGATGCGCTGGCCGCACATGTTCCTGACGTTGTCGCCGACCTATATGGGCCTGGCGCAAGCCGCCTATGACTTCACCGTACGTTATTTGCGCGGCGAAGTGCCGGGAATGCCGCCGGTCAAGCGTCGGATGTATCCGACTAAGCAGATCGCGGTCGCGCAGATGCAGATCAAGCTGGAGCAGATCAAGGCGATCTGGTTCCAGGCCGTCACCGAGGCCTGCGCCAATCCGAGCAAGGAACAGGTGCTGCGCGCCTATGCCGCGCAATATTCGGTGATGGAGGGCGCCAACGAGCTCGCCGCGCTCGCGATCCGCACCTGCGGCGGCCAGGCCATGCTTCGCTCGCTGCCGCTGGAGCGGATCTACCGCGACAGCCGCTGCGGCTCGCTGATGCTGCCCTGGACTGCCGAATTGTGCCTCGACCGGATCGGACGCGAGGCGCTGTACGAGACCGGCGAGACGGACGACTGA
- a CDS encoding SDR family NAD(P)-dependent oxidoreductase encodes MSGLPHSPHALVTGGGRGIGRAIAASLVSAGATVTVLGRNAATLAEAVDSGAAHFAAVADVSDEASLKAAIAEASARQPIDILIANAGSAESAPFAKSDAALFARMMDVNFMGVVHAIRAVLPGMKDRPYGRIVAVASTAGLKGYAYVSAYSAAKHAVIGLVRSLALEMAVSNVTVNAVCPGFTDTDLVAGSIENIMNKTGRSREQAIAELSKHNPQGRLITPQEVADAVLWLCGEGAGAITGQAIAVAGGEV; translated from the coding sequence ATGTCCGGATTGCCGCACTCGCCGCACGCGCTGGTGACAGGTGGCGGTCGCGGCATTGGCCGCGCGATCGCGGCATCTCTCGTCAGTGCCGGCGCCACCGTAACCGTGCTTGGCCGGAATGCGGCGACTCTCGCAGAGGCGGTCGATTCCGGCGCCGCGCATTTCGCGGCCGTCGCCGATGTTTCGGACGAAGCGTCGTTGAAGGCCGCCATTGCCGAGGCGAGCGCGCGGCAGCCGATTGATATCCTCATTGCCAATGCAGGCAGCGCCGAATCCGCGCCATTCGCGAAGTCGGACGCCGCCCTTTTTGCGCGCATGATGGATGTCAATTTCATGGGCGTGGTCCACGCCATCCGTGCTGTGCTGCCGGGCATGAAGGATCGTCCCTATGGCCGTATCGTCGCGGTCGCCTCGACCGCGGGCCTGAAAGGCTATGCCTACGTCAGCGCGTACAGCGCGGCCAAGCACGCCGTGATCGGCCTGGTGCGTTCCCTTGCCCTCGAGATGGCCGTAAGCAACGTCACCGTGAACGCGGTGTGTCCCGGCTTCACCGACACCGATCTCGTCGCTGGCAGCATCGAGAACATCATGAACAAGACAGGGCGTAGCCGCGAACAGGCAATCGCAGAGCTCTCCAAGCACAATCCGCAAGGGCGCCTGATCACGCCTCAGGAAGTGGCAGACGCAGTTCTCTGGTTGTGCGGCGAGGGTGCCGGCGCGATCACCGGGCAGGCGATTGCCGTGGCCGGGGGCGAGGTCTAG
- a CDS encoding class I adenylate-forming enzyme family protein, translating to MDLCSLIDRNAAFSPDKTAIAFEEERLSYAAFAARIERTATALKQELGVGRGDRVAILSLNRPDYLVLLYACARLGAMLVPLNWRLAVAEQLFILADAGAKVLVLEQAFEGVLPELAPGTSVVGLGFTPPHGTTFEGLLARSDGSSRNPHTDLSCPLLIVYTSGTTGRPKGAVLRQEALFWNGVMSQHMHNMTSDDHVLTVLPFFHVGGLNIQTTPALQLGATVTIHARFAPDTALAAIEHERPTLTVMVPAIIQAVSEHPAWAAADLSSLKAVATGSTIVPSHLIERFVARDVPVLQVYGSTETCPIAVYTRLGGDLSRAGSTGLAGLCCEAKVVDHSSNEVPAGTPGEIAVRGPNVFFEYWGNEAATRDALHDGWYRTGDIGLCDADGYFWVRDRKKNMIISGGENVYPAEVERVLLEHPDVSECAVIGRPDPRWDEVPIAYVIPRSGCRLEADELRTHIQVQLARYKVPRDIIFVTDLPRTALGKVQHFLLRQLDAQSRAQGEAS from the coding sequence GTGGACCTCTGCAGTCTGATCGACCGCAACGCGGCGTTTTCGCCAGACAAAACGGCCATTGCCTTCGAGGAAGAGCGGCTCAGCTATGCCGCGTTCGCCGCACGCATCGAACGCACCGCGACGGCATTGAAGCAGGAGCTCGGCGTCGGCCGCGGCGACCGCGTTGCCATCCTCAGCCTGAACCGGCCGGACTATCTGGTCCTGCTCTACGCATGCGCACGGCTGGGTGCGATGCTCGTGCCGCTGAACTGGAGGCTCGCGGTCGCCGAGCAACTCTTCATCCTCGCCGATGCGGGCGCCAAGGTGCTGGTGCTCGAGCAGGCATTCGAGGGCGTTCTCCCCGAGCTAGCGCCGGGGACATCCGTTGTCGGCCTTGGCTTCACGCCGCCTCATGGCACGACATTCGAAGGCCTGCTGGCGCGCAGCGACGGCAGCAGCCGAAATCCACACACCGATCTCTCCTGCCCGCTTCTGATCGTCTACACATCGGGGACAACCGGGCGGCCGAAAGGCGCGGTGCTGCGCCAGGAGGCGCTATTCTGGAACGGCGTCATGAGCCAGCACATGCATAACATGACGTCCGACGACCACGTGCTGACCGTGCTGCCATTTTTCCACGTCGGCGGCCTCAACATCCAGACAACGCCGGCGCTTCAGTTGGGCGCAACTGTCACAATCCACGCCCGCTTCGCGCCGGACACCGCGCTCGCGGCCATTGAGCACGAGCGGCCGACGCTCACGGTCATGGTACCTGCGATCATCCAGGCCGTGAGCGAGCATCCTGCCTGGGCGGCGGCCGATCTCTCGTCACTCAAGGCCGTCGCGACAGGCTCGACCATCGTACCCTCGCATCTGATCGAGCGTTTCGTCGCGCGCGATGTCCCGGTGCTTCAGGTTTACGGCTCGACGGAAACCTGCCCGATCGCCGTCTACACACGGCTCGGCGGTGACCTTTCGCGGGCGGGATCGACCGGGCTTGCTGGCCTGTGCTGCGAAGCGAAGGTGGTCGATCATTCCAGCAATGAGGTGCCGGCTGGCACGCCGGGCGAAATCGCGGTGCGCGGACCCAATGTGTTCTTCGAATATTGGGGCAACGAGGCCGCAACGCGCGATGCGTTGCACGACGGCTGGTATCGCACCGGCGATATCGGCCTGTGCGACGCCGACGGCTATTTCTGGGTCCGCGACCGCAAGAAGAACATGATCATTTCAGGCGGGGAAAACGTCTACCCGGCAGAGGTCGAGCGCGTCCTGCTCGAACATCCCGACGTCAGCGAATGCGCCGTGATCGGCCGGCCGGACCCGCGGTGGGACGAGGTGCCGATCGCCTATGTGATCCCCCGATCCGGCTGCCGGCTCGAAGCGGACGAACTCAGAACGCACATCCAGGTGCAACTCGCGCGCTACAAGGTGCCGCGCGACATTATCTTCGTCACCGACCTGCCGCGCACGGCGCTGGGAAAGGTCCAGCATTTCCTGCTGAGGCAACTCGATGCGCAGTCCCGCGCGCAAGGAGAAGCATCTTGA
- a CDS encoding NAD/NADP-dependent octopine/nopaline dehydrogenase family protein — MKIAVLGGGNGSFAAAGDFALSGHEVRLWRRDAGQVTAHRAAGSRILVRDHNGRHDVKLALVTTDIAEAVNGTELILCPAPAFAQTDIARLLAPHLRDGQVVFLPPATFGSMIFAQAARDAGNQAKASFAETGTLPWLTRKHGPFEVAITIRAKRLPVGVFPLDHAPHALDVIGRAFPDAIEPCGDALSGALMNAGPIIHPPLIVMNAGPIEHFERWDIHKEGTQAAIRRVTDALDAERIAVREALGYRAPHFPLAHHYAKEGEIWMYGRGSHDRLTESGDWRERIVLTEHRYMREDLRLGLSLLVSVAGLAGVATPLAKAFLSIGGAICGEDFAQGGRTLETLGLDNLSKAELQTVLRNGF; from the coding sequence TTGAAGATTGCGGTTCTGGGTGGGGGAAACGGCTCTTTCGCGGCCGCTGGCGATTTTGCGCTGTCGGGGCATGAGGTGCGGCTCTGGCGCCGCGATGCCGGTCAGGTCACGGCGCATCGCGCTGCCGGCTCGCGCATCCTGGTGAGGGATCACAACGGCCGCCACGACGTGAAGCTCGCGCTGGTCACGACCGATATCGCCGAGGCCGTCAACGGCACGGAGCTGATCTTGTGCCCCGCTCCTGCCTTCGCGCAAACCGATATCGCTCGCCTGCTCGCCCCGCATCTGCGGGACGGTCAGGTCGTATTCCTGCCGCCGGCGACATTCGGCTCGATGATCTTCGCGCAAGCTGCGCGGGACGCCGGCAACCAGGCCAAGGCAAGCTTTGCCGAAACCGGCACGCTGCCGTGGCTGACCCGCAAGCACGGACCGTTCGAGGTCGCGATCACCATCCGCGCCAAACGGCTTCCGGTCGGGGTGTTCCCGCTCGATCACGCACCGCACGCGCTTGACGTGATCGGACGCGCTTTCCCCGACGCGATCGAGCCGTGCGGAGACGCGCTGTCCGGGGCGTTGATGAATGCCGGCCCGATCATTCATCCACCGCTGATCGTGATGAATGCAGGTCCAATCGAGCATTTCGAGCGCTGGGACATTCACAAGGAAGGCACCCAGGCCGCGATCCGCCGGGTGACCGACGCACTTGACGCCGAGCGGATCGCCGTGCGCGAAGCGCTCGGTTACCGCGCACCGCATTTCCCGCTCGCTCATCACTATGCGAAGGAAGGCGAGATCTGGATGTATGGTCGCGGCTCGCATGACCGGCTGACCGAATCAGGCGACTGGCGCGAGCGGATCGTGCTGACGGAGCACCGTTACATGCGAGAAGACCTCCGGCTTGGGCTGTCGCTGCTGGTGTCGGTTGCCGGCCTGGCTGGCGTGGCCACGCCGCTCGCCAAAGCGTTCCTGTCGATCGGCGGCGCGATTTGCGGCGAGGATTTTGCGCAAGGTGGCCGAACGCTCGAGACGCTGGGGCTCGACAATCTCAGCAAGGCCGAATTGCAGACGGTGCTTCGCAATGGATTCTGA